A stretch of Eriocheir sinensis breed Jianghai 21 chromosome 68, ASM2467909v1, whole genome shotgun sequence DNA encodes these proteins:
- the LOC126988205 gene encoding uncharacterized protein LOC126988205 has translation MVLCLLEKVLVLCLLEKVLLLCLLEKVLVLCLLEKVLVLCLLEKVLVLCLLEKVLVLCLLEKVLVLCLLEKVLVLCLLEKVLVLCLLEKVLVLCLLEKVLVLCLPEQVLVLCLLEKVLVLCLLEKVLVLCLLEKVLVLCLLEKVLVLCLLEKMLVLCLPEQVLVLCLPEQVLVLCLLEKVLVLCLLEQVLVLCLLEKVLVLCLLEKVLVLCLLEKVLVLCLLEKVLVLCLLEKVLVLCLLEKVLVLCLSEKVLVLCLLEKVLVLCLPEKLLVLCLLEKVLVLCLLEQVLVLCLLEKVLVLCLPEKVLVLCLLEKVLVLCLPEKVLVLCLLEKVLVLCLLEKVLVLCLLEKVLVLCLLEKVLVLCLLEKVLVLCLLEKVLVLCLLEKVLVLCLLEKVLVLCLPEKVLVLCLPEKVLVLCLPEKVLVLCLLEQVLVLCLLEKVLVLCLLEQVLVLCLLEKVLVLCLLEQVLVLCLLEKVLVLCLLEKVLVLCLLEKVLILCLLEKVLVLCLLKKVLVLCLLEKVLVLCLLHQALLLCLQEQVLVLCLLHQALLLCLQEQVLVLCLLHLVLVLCLQEQVLVLCLLGQVLVLCLLHLVLVLYLLEQVLVLCLQEKVLVLCLLEQVLILCLLEKVLVLCLPEQVLVLYLLEQVLVLCLLEQVLVLYLLEQVLVLCLLEQVLVLCLQEQVLVLCLQEQVLVLCLQEQVLVLCLLEQVLVLCLLEQVLVLCLL, from the exons ATGGTTTTGTGTCTCCTAgagaaggtgttggttttgtgtctcctagAGAAGGTGTTGCTTTTGTGTCTCCTAgagaaggtgttggttttgtgtctcctagagaag gtgttggttttgtgcctcctggagaaggtgttggttttgtgtctcctggagaaggtgttggttttgtgtctcctggagaaggtgttggttttgtgtctcctggagaaggtgttggttttgtgtctcctagagaaggtgttggttttgtgtctcctggagaaggtgttggttttgtgtctcctggagaaggtgttggttttgtgtctcccagagcaggtgttggttttgtgtctcctggagaaggtgttggttttgtgtctcctggagaaggtgttggttttgtgtctcctggagaaggtgttggttttgtgtctcctggagaaggtgttggttttgtgtctcctggagAAGATGTTAGTTTTGTGTCTCCCAGAGCAG gtgttggttttgtgtctcccagagcaggtgttggttttgtgtctcctggagaaggtgttggttttgtgtctcctggagcag gtgttggttttgtgtcttctagagaaggtgttggttttgtgtctcctggagaaggtgttggttttgtgtctcctggagaaggtgttggttttgtgtcttctagagaaggtgttggttttgtgtctcctggagaaggtgttggttttgtgtcttctagagaaggtgttggttttgtgtctctcggagaaggtgttggttttgtgtcttctagagaaggtgttggttttgtgtctcccgGAGAagttgttggttttgtgtctcctggagaaggtgttggttttgtgtcttctagagcaggtgttggttttgtgtcttctagagaaggtgttggttttgtgtctcccggagaaggtgttggttttgtgtctcctggagaaggtgttggttttgtgtctcccggagaaggtgttggttttgtgtctcctggagaaggtgttggttttgtgtctcctagagaaggtgttggttttgtgtctcctggagaaggtgttggttttgtgtctcctggagaaggtgttggttttgtgtctcctagagaaggtgttggttttgtgtcttctagagaaggtgttggttttgtgtctcctggagaaggtgttggttttgtgtctcctggagaaggtgttggttttgtgtctcccggagaaggtgttggttttgtgtctcccggagaaggtgttggttttgtgtctcccggagaaggtgttggttttgtgtcttctagagcaggtgttggttttgtgtcttctagagaaggtgttggttttgtgtctcctagagcaggtgttggttttgtgtctcctggagaag gtgttggttttgtgtctcctggagcaggtgttggttttgtgtctcctggagaag gtgttggttttgtgtctcctggagaaggtgttggttttgtgtctcctggagaaggtgttgattttgtgtctcctggagaaggtgttggttttgtgtctcctgaAGAAGGTGTTAGTTTTGTGTCTTCTAgagaaggtgttggttttgtgtctcctacACCAGGCATTGCTTTTGTGTCTCCAAgagcaggtgttggttttgtgtctcctacACCAGGCACTGCTTTTGTGTCTCCAAgagcaggtgttggttttgtgtctcctacacttggtgttggttttgtgtctccaggagcaggtgttggttttgtgtctcctagggcaggtgttggttttgtgtctcctacACCTGGTGTTGGTTTTATATCTcctggagcaggtgttggttttgtgtctccaggagaag gtgttggttttgtgtcttctAGAGCAGGTGTTGATTTTGTGTCTTCTAgagaaggtgttggttttgtgtctcccggagcaggtgttggttttgtaTCTCCTAgagcaggtgttggttttgtgtctcctggagcaggtgttggttttgtatctcctggagcaggtgttggttttgtgtctcctggagcaggtgttggttttgtgtctccaggagcaggtgttggttttgtgtctccaggagcaggtgttggttttgtgtctccaggagcaggtgttggttttgtgtctcctggagcag gtgttggttttgtgtctcctggagcaggtgttggttttgtgtctcctatag